From the genome of Peptoniphilus sp. ING2-D1G:
GGCCGTTATGCCTAACTGTTTTATGCTTGATTATGTAGATGTGAATGATACAGAAAACTACATCACATCAAAGGATTTATATAATTTACCTAAATCTCACAATTTAATTCAAACTGTTGACGGAAAATTTTCAGTGAGAAAAACTTATGGACCTGAACTTTCCAAATACAACAGAGCGAGAATTTGGGGCGGATATAACCTACTGGCTCCATCTATAAAACTTTCTTATGATGCACCACAAGAAGATTATAAACTTCTTTTCACACCGGATAAAAACATATCAGTTAAAGAAGTTATGAATTTACAAAGATATAGATATGAAGGAACGGCACTTGATGCAAATCTACCTGAAAATAAAGATGTAAGAGCAATAGGAGTTCCTTCACAAGTTGAATGCCATATAATAGAACTTAAAGAAGGGTTTCCTAAGGAAATTCCGGGAATATTATGGTTGGCAATGGGAAATTGTGAACACAATGTATATGTTCCCTACTTCCCGAACCTAACAAAAATTCCTGAGGCCTATTCTAAAAAATCTTTGGAATTTGATGATACTCAAGCATATTGGCAATTCAGAGCCTTGACTATGCTAAGCGAATTAGATAGAGAAAGATATGGAAAAAGTGTAAGAGAGTATTGGGATAAGTACGAAGATAATCTGTTGAAAACTCAAGAATTAAGAGATAAAAAATTCTTGACTCTTTATCATCAAGATAAAGCAAAATCAGTTGTATATGCGAATGATTTAGCAGAAGAACTCGGCATGGATGCTTTAAATAAAGCTAAGATTATGTATGGAGAACTCATGGAATATGTAATTGCAAATTCCACAAGAACTCAAAAGAACCCCTTTAAAACTTCTTTATTAGATTAAATTAAATAAAATAAAAAAACTGCCACAAATATTTTGCTGTGGCAGTTTTTTATTTCTTTGATTCATATGATAAATAATACAGTTAAGACATAGCAATATATTAGGTGATAATTGTAAGGCTTGACAAGCTACTGTAATTGACAATAAATGTAAAAATGTCTATAATAACCTATATTGAACTACCAAATATTAGGAGGAACAGGATGACTATTAATGAAATATTAAAGAATAGCGGAGAGTATATAAATAAAAATTTAAAACTTGAGGGATGGATTAAAACCAGCAGAAATTCGAAGAATTTCGGTTTTATAGAACTTAATGACGGAACTTGTTTTAACACTCTTCAGGTTGTATATGACGATAATTTGGAAAATTTCTCGGAAATAGGCAAGTATCCCATAAGTTCCTCACTTTTTGTAGAAGGTAAATTAGTTGAAAGCCCGGGAGCAAAACAACCCTTTGAAATTCATGCAACCAAGATTATCCCATACTGCATATCGGACAGCGACTATCCTCTTCAAAAGAAAAGACATACAATGGAATATTTAAGAACTATAGCACATCTGAGAGCTCGTTCCAATACCTTCAATGCGGTTTTCAGGGTAAGATCCATCCTTGCCTTTGCAATTCATAAATTCTTTCAAGAAAGAGGGTTTGTATATGTAAATACTCCTATAATAACTGCATCTGATGCTGAAGGGGCAGGAGAGATGTTCCAAGTTACAACTCTTGATCTAAACAACGTGCCTATGGAAAATGGCAAGATTGATTACAGTGAGGATTTTTTTGGAAAAGAAACAAATTTAACCGTTTCAGGACAGCTTGAAGCGGAAGCCTTTGCTTTGGCCTTTAAAAACGTGTATACTTTTGGGCCGACCTTTAGGGCGGAAAACTCAAATACACAGAGACATGCTGCGGAATTTTGGATGATTGAGCCTGAACTTGCCTTTGCCGATAACAATAAAAACATGGAAGTTGCAGAGGAAATGCTTAAATATATAATTAAATATGTTTTTGAAAACGCAAAATCGGAAATGGAATTCTTTAATAATTTCATAGATAAGGATTTGATCAATAGACTTGAAAATATATTAAATTCGGACTTTGGCAGAATAACTTACACTGAAGCTGTAGAAATTCTTCAAAAATCAGGAAAGGAATTTAAGTATCCAGTAAGTTGGGGTATGGACCTGCAAACTGAACACGAAAGATATTTAACGGAAGAAATTTATAAAAAACCTCTTTTTGTAACGAATTATCCTAAGGAAATCAAGGCTTTCTACATGAAAGAAAATCCGGATAAAAAGACAGTTGCCGCAATGGACTTACTCGTTCCGGGGGTAGGAGAAATAATAGGCGGATCTCAAAGAGAGGACAATCTTAAAATCCTTGAAGCTAAGATGAAGAATAATAATATGAACACTCAGGACTATAAATGGTATTTGGATTTAAGAAGATATGGAAGTGTGGTTCATTCAGGTTATGGTTTGGGCTTTGAAAGAGCCGTTATGTATATTACGGGAATGAAAAATATAAGAGATGTAATACCTTTCCCGAGAACTGTTGGACAAGCGGAATTTTAGGAGGAAAAATGGAAAATTACAATCCAAATAAGATAGAAAAAAAATGGCAAGATTTTTGGGATGAACATGAGACTTATGTTGCAAAAAATGAATATGATAAAAAAAAGTTTTATGCCTTAGTAGAATTTCCTTACCCATCAGGACAAGGACTTCATGTGGGACATCCAAGACCCTATACTGCCCTTGATATAGTTGCCAGGATGAGGAGATATCAAGGATATAATGTTTTATATCCCATGGGCTGGGACGCCTTTGGACTTCCAACGGAAAACTTTGCGATAAAAAATAAAATCCATCCTAAAATCGTAACTGAAAGAAATATAAAGAAATTTAAGGAACAATTAAAATCCATAGGATTCTCCTTTGACTGGTCAAGAGAAATAAACACTACAGATCCTCAGTATTATAAATGGACACAATGGATATTTTTGCAATTTTTTAAACAAGGTCTTGCATATAAGAGTGAAATGCCGATAAACTGGTGCCCTTCCTGCAAAATAGGACTTGCAAATGAAGAAGTTGTTTCAGGTAAGTGCGAAAGATGCGGAAATGATGTGATTCACAAAGTAAAAAGCCAATGGATGCTGAAGATAACCGCCTATGCGCAAAGGCTTTTGGACGATCTTGACGATGTCGACTATATAGAAAGAGTAAAAACTCAACAAAAAAATTGGATAGGCAGAAGTGAAGGTGCTGAAATAAAATTTAATATCAAGGGAACCGATGAAAATCTGGACGTTTTTACCACAAGACCCGACACGATATTCGGAGCAACTTATATGGTTGTAGCTCCTGAACACCCTTTAATTGAAAAATACAGAAATCAAATTGAAAATATTGATGAAGTTGAAGAATATAGAGAAAAAATTTCTAAAAAATCCGAATTTGAGAGGACGGAACTCACAAAGGACAAAACCGGAGTGGAACTAAAGGGGATTAAAGCGGTAAATCCACTTACAGAAAAGGATATTCCAGTATTCATATCCGACTATGTATTGATGAGTTATGGAAAGGGAGCCATTATGGCTGTACCGGCTCATGATCAAAGAGACTATGAATTTGCAAAAAAATTCAATCAGGAAATAATCCCTGTAATAGAAGGCTCCGATATAAGCGAATGTGCAAATGTCGATACCGATAAGGGAATAATGATGAATTCCGGGTTTTTAAACGGACTCAGCGTAAAGGATGCAATTGAAAAAGCTATGGATGAGCTTGAAAAAAGAGGTCTTGCACACAGACAAGTCAACTTTAAATTGAGAGACTGGGTATTTTCAAGACAAAGATATTGGGGAGAGCCAATTCCTCTGGTTTATTGTGAAGATTGCGGCTGGGTACCTGTGGATGAATCGGAGTTACCTGTAATTTTACCTGAGGTTGAAAATTATGAGCCGACGGATGACGGTGAAAGCCCTCTGTCTAAAATGGACTCATGGGTCAATACCACCTGTCCGAAATGTGGTAAATCCGCCAAGAGAGAAACCGATACAATGCCGCAATGGGCAGGATCTTCATGGTATTTTTTAAGATACACCGATCCCGAAAACGACAAAGCTTTTGCATCGAAGGAAGCTCTTGAATACTGGACTCCTGTAGACTGGTACAACGGAGGGATGGAACACACTACACTACATCTTTTATACTCGAGATTTTGGCATAAATTCTTATACGACATAGGAGTTGTCCCTACAAAAGAGCCTTATATGAAGAGAACTTCCCATGGAATGATCCTTGGAGACAATGGGGAAAAAATGTCTAAATCCAGGGGTAACGTAATTAATCCCGATGAAATTGTAGAAGATTATGGAGCAGATACCCTTAGAACCTATGAAATGTTCATAGGAGACTTTGAAAAGAATGCACCATGGTCTGATAATGGAGTTAAAGGTTGCAGAAGATTTTTGGAAAGAGTATGGAACTTAGCGGATATAGTAAATAGTAAGGACGAATATTCCGAAAAACTTGAATCCAATATCCACAAAACCATAAAAAAAGTCACCTATGACTATGAAAATTTAAAGGCCAATACAGCAATTGCATCACTCATGACATTGGTAAATAACTTTAATGCAGAAGGAGAAATATCAAGAAAGGACTTTGCCACATTCTTGATGCTTTTAAATCCCGTTGCACCTCATATAACAGAAGAATTATGGATAAAATTAAATCTTGGCGGATATCTAAATGAACAAAGTTGGCCACAATACGATGAAGCAAAAACTATTGATGATGTGGTGGAAATTCCTGTGCAATTTAATGGGAAGGTCAGATTCCAAGTGGAAGTTGAAAAAGATGCCGACCAAGACACTGTAAGAGAAATTGCAAAACAAAATAAAATATATGCACAATATACAGAAGGCAAGAACATAGTTAAGGAAATATATATTCCAGGAAAGATATATAATATAGTTGTAAAATGAAGAAGTTAATGCAGAGTTTTCTGCGTTAACTTCTTTATATAATAAAACCGGAGGCGTATTATGAACAGTATGACAGGTTATGGGCTGGGAATCGGCTCCAATGAAAATGTGAGCGTGAAGGTTGAAATCAAATCCGTTAATAACAGATACAGCGATATAAATATAAAACTTCCGAAAATACTTTTATACATTGAAGATAAAATAAAGAAATACATCAAGGATAAAGTGTATAGAGGGAAGATAGACGTATTTATAAATGTGGATTTTTTAAATATAAAAAATTTTAAAGTCGGAGTCAACACCGCTCTTGCCAAGGAATATTACGAGGCGCTCAGCTCAATAAAAAAAGATTTAGATTTCAAAGAGGATATTAAGCTTAGAGATATTTATTTAATGCAAGGTGTGTTGACAAACGAACCCGAAGAAATAGATGAAAATATTTACATGGGGGTTATTCAAAAAGCCTTAGAGGAAGCCGTAAACAATTTTATAGCGATGCGAAATAGAGAAGGAGAAAATATTAAGCAAGTTTTTGAAAATTCTCTGGATCATATAAAAAAAATTGCGGAATTTATTAGGGTTAAATCTCCCGCGGTAATAGAAGAAAACACCGAAAAACTGAAAAAAACTATTAAAGAAAATGTAGATGAGGATAAATTAGATCTTCAAAGGCTCTCTACAGAAGTTGCCATAATGTGTGATAAACTTTCAATTGATGAAGAAATAACCAGAATTTTTATTCATTTAGGGCAATTTAATGATATAATTAATGAATCTGGAGCTATTGGACGAAGACTGGATTTTTTAGTTCAAGAACTTAATAGAGAGGTCAATACCATAGGTTCCAAAACCACAGATATTGAGATTTTGAATTCCGTAGTGGATTTAAAGTCCGAAATTGAAAAACTCAGAGAACAAATTCAAAATATAGAATAAATCACATTTATAAGAAGGAGGGGTTTACTTGTCAGGTGGATTTTTACTAGTTTTATCTGGGCCTTCAGGTAGTGGCAAGGGAACAGTCAGTGAAGCATTAATGAAAGAAAATGATGAAATTGTATTTTCAACATCTGTCACCACGAGAACTCCAAGACCTAATGAAATTAACGGAGATAATTACTTTTTTACTACCATTGAAGAATTTGAAAAAATGGTAGAAAATGATGAATTGCTTGAATATGCTTTTGTGCACACAAATTATTACGGAACACCTAAGAAATTTGTATTTGATGAAATTGAAAAGGGAGAAATTGTACTTCTTGAAATCGATGTGCAAGGAGCTTTGCAAATTAAAGAAAAATATAAAGAGGCTGTATTTATTTTTCTTCTTCCACCAAAGATGAGTGAACTTAAAAACAGACTTATTAAAAGAGATACTGAAACTGAAGAGGAAATTAACACAAGGTATAAAAATGCTTTTAAGGAACTTGATTTTGTGGGAGAATATGACTATTTTGTAGTTAATAACAAGGTTGAACAGGCAGTTGAGGATATTGAAAATATAATTGCAGCCGAGAGACTTAGAGTAAAAAGGCATAAGAACATAAAAGAACAAGTTCTTTAATAATAGGAGTGAGAAAATGATAATACCATCCTTTGAACAACTGGAAAAAATAACGGATTCAAGATATTCCTTATCTGTTCTTGTTTCAAAAAGGGCAAGAAAAATAGTAGACGGAGCTAAACCTTTAATTGATACGGAAAACAGCAAGCCTGTTTCCATTGCCATTGAAGAGGCTGTTAAAGGGGCAATAGTTTTTGGTGAACCTATGAGCGATAAGCAATACAGAGCGAAGATGGAAAGAGAAAAAACAGAAAAAATAGAAGCATTAAGAAATGAAAGACAAAAAACTCAAGAATCTGTTAAAAGAGAAATAGGAGAAGATTCTGAAGAAAATGCTCAGGAATAAAAATATTTTATTAGCGATTACAGGGGGTATAGCAGCTTATAAATCACCTGCTATAGCCAGCATATTAAGAAAAAAACAAGCCAATGTCAAAACCGTAATGACATCGGCGGCCTGTGAATTTATCACACCATTGACTATGCAAACCATGACATCAAATGTGGTGCATGTAGATATGTTTAACCAATTGGTAGACATGGATGTGGAACATGTGGAGTTGGCAAAATGGGCAGATATTATAGTTGTGGCTCCTGCAACGGCAAATACAATTGCTAAATTTGCAAATGGGATATGTGATAATCTGTTGACTACAGTTTTAATGGCGAGCAGATCCAAGGTTATAATGGCTCCGGCAATGAACACATATATGCTAAAGAACGCTGCAAATATACATAACATGGATATTCTCAAAAACAGAGGAGTTAAAATTTTAAAAACTCAATCTGATCTTTTAGCGTGCAATGATGTCGGAGAAGGTAAAATGCTTGAACCGGAACAAATCGTCGAAGCCATTGAAAGTGAGCTTACAGAAAAAGATTTATCAGGAAAGAGAATAGTTGTAACCGCAGGACCGACAATAGAGGCAATAGATCCGGTGAGATTTTTGTCAAATCACTCCAGCGGTAAAATGGGATATGCTCTTTCAAAGAGAGCAAAATACAGGGGTGCTGAAGTAACCCTTATATCAGGACCTACGAGCATAGCACCGCCTAATGTAGATAATTTTATAAGAATCACCAGTACCGAGGATATGTTTGAAGCGGTAAAGGATAACTTTGATGAATGCGACGTATTGATAAAAGCTGCGGCGCCGGCTGATTTCAGACCTAAAAACATATCTGAAGAAAAGATAAAAAAAGAAAAAAATGCATTAAATACTATAGAATTGGAAGAAAATATAGATATAGCAAAATATTTTGGCTCAATTAAAAAAAACCAAATAATAGTCGGATTTGCAGCTGAAAGCATAGACGAAATTGAACACGGAATTGAGAAATTAAAAAAGAAAAATTTCGACATGATAGTCATAAACAATATAAAGCAAGAGGGAGCCGGATTTAAAAGCGACACAAATATTGCAAGCATTATCGATAAAAATAAAAATATCGAAAAGCTGGAAAAAATGGATAAAGAAGAGCTTGCAAACATAATTTTAAATAAGGTTGTAAATTTATTTTAAACAAGATTTTTATCTTGTTTTTTATGTATTAATCACATTTTAGCACAATAAATAAAAACACGAAGTATTGTAATGCGGTGGATAAAATGAAATATGCAAAGGTATTTATAGAAAACAGCATATCTAAAATAGGAAATTTATACACATATAAAGCGGAGGACTCCTTGGATTTAAAACTTGGAGTCCGTGTTGTTGTACCCTTCGGGAAGGGAAACAGACGTGAAATTGCTGTAGTTGTGGATATTATAGAGGATATTGAAGATAAGAGTTATGAAATAAAAAACATAATTGAAATAATAGATTTTGAGCCTATAATTAACAAAGATTTAATTGAACTGGGATTTTGGATGTCTAAAAAATATTTAACCCAAATATCCAAGAGTTTTTCACCCATACTTCCACCGGGAGATATCAGAAAAATAAACAGAAAAATAAAAATCTTAAAGCAAGATTTGAGCATTGAAGAAGAGAAAATTTTAAAACCTGTTATAGAAAACAATTATTCTTTGGAAAATTTGCAAAAAGATGAAAACTTTAAATATAAAATCAGAGAATTGATAGAAAACAAAACCATCAAATTGGATTTTGAAATTCTGTCAATTGGTGGAGGAAAGTTTCAAAATTTTGTCAAAATAAAAGACGATTATATAAATACAATTTCTAAAAATCAATTAAAATTATCCGATAAGCAATTAGCGGTAATGGAATATTTGTCGGATAAAAAAGAAGCCAAACTATCGGATATATTAAGAGAGTTGAAAATTTCTGATTCACCGATAAAAACACTTGAATCCAAAGGATTACTATCCATATATAAATCCCGCGTTGAAAGAAAAACCTATGATGCGGTTTATAAAAATAAATTTCATAATTTAAATATGGAACAACTTCAAATATATAATTCGATTATAAAGGATGATCCGAGTGTTTCTTTAATTCATGGACTCACAGGTTCCGGCAAGACGGAAATATACTTAAAACTTTCCAAAGAAATCACATCTAAGGGAGGTCAAGTTATAGTATTGCTTCCTGAAATAGGGCTTACTCCGCAAATGATTGAGAGGTTTAAGGGAGTTTTTAGGGATAGAGTTGCAGTTATGCACTCCAAACTTTCCTTGGGAGAAAGATATGATTCTTGGCAAAGGATAAAAAACGGAGACGTGGATATTGTAATCGGAGCAAGATCGGCGGTATTTGCACCCTTTGAAAACTTAAAGATGATAATTGTAGATGAAGAGCACGACAGTTCCTATAGATTTCACAATGCGTTAAGATATAATGCCATAGATGTTGCAATTAAGAGAATGGAAATTTTATCGGGTAAAGTAATTCTTGGATCTGCAACTCCTGATGTATGTGATTATTATCTTGCAAAGAATAATAAATTTAAATTATATGAGCTGAAAAAGCGTGCGGTTGAAGGAGCAAAATTACCCAATATCAATATAGTGGATATGCGAGATGAACTTGTAAAGGGCAATATGTCCATATTCAGCTCCTTACTGTCCCAACAAATTGATGAGAAACTCAAAAATAATGAGCAGATAATTCTTTTTTTAAACAGAAGGGGTTTTTCAAATTTTGTGGCTTGCAGATCCTGTGGTCATGTAATTAAGTGTGATAACTGTGATATATCCATGACTTATCACAGAGATATGAACATATTGAGATGTCACTATTGCGGTAGCACAAAAAATCTTGTAACAATTTGCCCGCAATGTGGTAGCAAGTATATAAGACAATTTGGCATAGGAACGCAAAGAGTGGAAGAAGAAGTAAAAAAAATCTTCGGAAATGCTCAAGTTCTTAGGATGGACAGGGACACAATGTCTCAAAAAAATTCCTACGATATAATATACGAGAAGATGAAAAACCACGAGGTCGATATACTTGTAGGTACTCAAATGCTTGCAAAGGGATTGGATTTTGACAATGTTACTCTTGTTGGAGTAATAGCTGCGGACCTATCACTTTTCATATCCGATTATAGAGCTAATGAAACAACTTTTCAATTGTTAACCCAAGTTTCAGGAAGGTCCGGAAGGGGTAAAAAAGAGGGAGAGGTTGTAATTCAATCCTACAATCCTGAAAATTATGCTGTACTATTTGCTAAAAAATCTGATTATATAGGATTTTATAACAAAGAAATAGAATACAGAAGGCTTTTTAAATATCCGCCCTTTGTTAAGATGGTAAATATTTATTTCATTTCCCAAAAGGACAAGTACTTGGACAATACAGCTCACAAATTTCTAAAGGATTTAGAAAATATTATTGAAAATATTTATATAGAACACACAAGGGTAATCAGTTTACCTAAAATCAAAAGGCAGCATAGAAATAAGCTTACTATTAAAGTAAAACCTGATGAATTGCAGATTTTAATGGATAAAATAAAAGAAGTTATGAAATTAAATGAAAAAATATTTGAAAAACATAAAATTTTTATTGATATAGAATTTATATAAAGGTGATGAGATTGGCATTAAGAATGATCAGAACGGATGAGGATCCGATATTAAAAAAGAAATCCAGAATAGTGGAAAAATTTGATGATAAACTTAAAATATTGATCGAAGATATGTATGAAACCATGGATAATGCACAAGGGGTAGGGCTTGCCGCCCCGCAAATAGGGGTTCTAAAAAGATTAATTGTAGTAGATGACAATGAAGAAACGAGATTAACATTGATCAATCCGGAAATAACTCACGCAGAGGGAGCTGAAATTGCCTATGAAGCTTGCCTTTCGGTACCTGAAAGACAAGGAGAGGTTGAAAGAGCAACTCATATAACAGTAAATTATGTAGATGTAGACAATAATAAACAACAAATTGAAGCCAGAGATACATTGGCGAGGATACTACAACACGAAATAGATCATTTAAATGGAATTTTATATACAGACATTGCAAAAAGTGTATATGTAGTTACAGATAAAGAGAAAGAGGGAGAAAATTGAAGATAGTATATATGTCTTCTTCAAAATTCGGTATAGTACCTCTTGAAAAATTAAGCGGAAAATATGAAATTGTTTCCGTGGTCACAGGAAAGGACAAAGCTCGCGGAAGAGGAAAAAAATTAAAGCCGACAATTATAAAACAAAAAGCTGAAGAACTTGGATTAAAAATTTTTCAGCCTGATAATATAAATTCTGAAAGCTCTATCGAATATTTAAAATCTTTAAAAGCGGATTTATTCATCGTGGTTTCCTTCGGTGCACTATTGGGGAAAAAAGTTTTAGAGATTCCAAAATATTTTTGTTTGAATATACATCCATCTCTTCTTCCGAAGTTAAGAGGAGCAGCTCCTATAAACAGAGCTATATTTAACGGAGATTATAAGACCGGAGTATGTATAATGAAAATGGATGAAGGGCTTGACAGCGGAGATGTGGCTGCTATAAAAGAAGTGGATATACAAGAACGAAATGCGGACGAATTAACGGAATATTTGAGCAAAATAGGCGCAGATTTAATTGTACAAGTTGTAGAAAATTTAAAGGACGGGAAAATAGAATTTATTCCGCAATCAGATGATTATACTTATGCCGAGAAAATAGATAAAAGCGAAGGGAATATAGATTTTAAAACTCAAACATCTGAAGATATCCTCAGAATATTAAGAGCTATGCCTGCAAGATATGCTATATCCACAACATATAAAGGGGAAAGATTTAAGATAACAAAAATAGAATTATTAGATGAAAAAACAGAAGCTAAACCGGGAGAAATTGTCGACAATAATAAAAAATTAAAAATAGCCACAATTAATGGATCTTTTTTAATACAAAGACTTCAATTTCCCGGAAAAAAAGAAATGGACACAAAGTCTTTTTTAGCAGGAAATAAATTAGAGTTGGGAGAAATTTTAGGAGGTTGAAATGTACGGATATTACGGATATAATTTAGATTATTTCATATATGTGTTGCCTGCACTTTTGCTTGCTTTGTACGCTCAGTATAAAATAAGTTCGGCCTATGGGAAATACAGCAAAGTCGACTCCAAAACAGGAATAAACGGTGCAGAAGCCGCCAAAATAATCATGGACAGAAACGGACTAAGAGATGTTGTCATAAAAATGATTCCGGGTAAACTTTCAGATAATTACAATCCGCAAACAAGAGAACTCAATCTATCAAAAGAAGTTTATCAAGGAACTTCCATTGCCTCTTTGGCAATAGCCGCCCATGAAGTTGGACACGCAATTCAGCACCAAACAGAATATAGACCT
Proteins encoded in this window:
- a CDS encoding putative DNA-directed RNA polymerase (This small component of highly purified E. coli RNA polymerase is not required for transcription, but acts in assembly and is present in stochiometric amounts. The trusted cutoff excludes archaeal homologs but captures some organellar sequences [Transcription, DNA-dependent RNA polymerase]; Family membership), coding for MIIPSFEQLEKITDSRYSLSVLVSKRARKIVDGAKPLIDTENSKPVSIAIEEAVKGAIVFGEPMSDKQYRAKMEREKTEKIEALRNERQKTQESVKREIGEDSEENAQE
- a CDS encoding Phosphopantothenoylcysteine decarboxylase (N-((R)-4'-phosphopantothenoyl)-L-cysteine <=> pantotheine 4'-phosphate + CO(2); High confidence in function and specificity), coding for MLRNKNILLAITGGIAAYKSPAIASILRKKQANVKTVMTSAACEFITPLTMQTMTSNVVHVDMFNQLVDMDVEHVELAKWADIIVVAPATANTIAKFANGICDNLLTTVLMASRSKVIMAPAMNTYMLKNAANIHNMDILKNRGVKILKTQSDLLACNDVGEGKMLEPEQIVEAIESELTEKDLSGKRIVVTAGPTIEAIDPVRFLSNHSSGKMGYALSKRAKYRGAEVTLISGPTSIAPPNVDNFIRITSTEDMFEAVKDNFDECDVLIKAAAPADFRPKNISEEKIKKEKNALNTIELEENIDIAKYFGSIKKNQIIVGFAAESIDEIEHGIEKLKKKNFDMIVINNIKQEGAGFKSDTNIASIIDKNKNIEKLEKMDKEELANIILNKVVNLF
- a CDS encoding primosomal protein N` (All proteins in this family for which functions are known are components of the primosome which is involved in replication, repair, and recombination; High confidence in function and specificity): MKYAKVFIENSISKIGNLYTYKAEDSLDLKLGVRVVVPFGKGNRREIAVVVDIIEDIEDKSYEIKNIIEIIDFEPIINKDLIELGFWMSKKYLTQISKSFSPILPPGDIRKINRKIKILKQDLSIEEEKILKPVIENNYSLENLQKDENFKYKIRELIENKTIKLDFEILSIGGGKFQNFVKIKDDYINTISKNQLKLSDKQLAVMEYLSDKKEAKLSDILRELKISDSPIKTLESKGLLSIYKSRVERKTYDAVYKNKFHNLNMEQLQIYNSIIKDDPSVSLIHGLTGSGKTEIYLKLSKEITSKGGQVIVLLPEIGLTPQMIERFKGVFRDRVAVMHSKLSLGERYDSWQRIKNGDVDIVIGARSAVFAPFENLKMIIVDEEHDSSYRFHNALRYNAIDVAIKRMEILSGKVILGSATPDVCDYYLAKNNKFKLYELKKRAVEGAKLPNINIVDMRDELVKGNMSIFSSLLSQQIDEKLKNNEQIILFLNRRGFSNFVACRSCGHVIKCDNCDISMTYHRDMNILRCHYCGSTKNLVTICPQCGSKYIRQFGIGTQRVEEEVKKIFGNAQVLRMDRDTMSQKNSYDIIYEKMKNHEVDILVGTQMLAKGLDFDNVTLVGVIAADLSLFISDYRANETTFQLLTQVSGRSGRGKKEGEVVIQSYNPENYAVLFAKKSDYIGFYNKEIEYRRLFKYPPFVKMVNIYFISQKDKYLDNTAHKFLKDLENIIENIYIEHTRVISLPKIKRQHRNKLTIKVKPDELQILMDKIKEVMKLNEKIFEKHKIFIDIEFI
- a CDS encoding peptide deformylase (Removes the formyl group from the N-terminal Met of newly synthesized proteins. Requires at least a dipeptide for an efficient rate of reaction. N-terminal L-methionine is a prerequisite for activity but the enzyme has broad specificity at other positions; High confidence in function and specificity), with the translated sequence MRLALRMIRTDEDPILKKKSRIVEKFDDKLKILIEDMYETMDNAQGVGLAAPQIGVLKRLIVVDDNEETRLTLINPEITHAEGAEIAYEACLSVPERQGEVERATHITVNYVDVDNNKQQIEARDTLARILQHEIDHLNGILYTDIAKSVYVVTDKEKEGEN
- the fmt gene encoding Methionyl-tRNA formyltransferase (Modifies the free amino group of the aminoacyl moiety of methionyl-tRNA(fMet). The formyl group appears to play a dual role in the initiator identity of N-formylmethionyl-tRNA by: (I) promoting its recognition by IF2 and (II) impairing its binding to EFTu-GT; High confidence in function and specificity), with protein sequence MKIVYMSSSKFGIVPLEKLSGKYEIVSVVTGKDKARGRGKKLKPTIIKQKAEELGLKIFQPDNINSESSIEYLKSLKADLFIVVSFGALLGKKVLEIPKYFCLNIHPSLLPKLRGAAPINRAIFNGDYKTGVCIMKMDEGLDSGDVAAIKEVDIQERNADELTEYLSKIGADLIVQVVENLKDGKIEFIPQSDDYTYAEKIDKSEGNIDFKTQTSEDILRILRAMPARYAISTTYKGERFKITKIELLDEKTEAKPGEIVDNNKKLKIATINGSFLIQRLQFPGKKEMDTKSFLAGNKLELGEILGG
- a CDS encoding Hypothetical protein (High confidence in function and specificity), coding for MYGYYGYNLDYFIYVLPALLLALYAQYKISSAYGKYSKVDSKTGINGAEAAKIIMDRNGLRDVVIKMIPGKLSDNYNPQTRELNLSKEVYQGTSIASLAIAAHEVGHAIQHQTEYRPLVLRSLLVPAASIGSNLAMFFILAGLFFSNFFLKVGIALFSLAVLFQIITLPVEFNASRRAQEQLAVGILSEDQLKGSKKVLSAAALTYVASTLVAIGQLLRLLSLSRRRD